A window of Rhododendron vialii isolate Sample 1 chromosome 13a, ASM3025357v1 contains these coding sequences:
- the LOC131314226 gene encoding LOW QUALITY PROTEIN: transcription repressor OFP17 (The sequence of the model RefSeq protein was modified relative to this genomic sequence to represent the inferred CDS: substituted 2 bases at 2 genomic stop codons): MKLKTPLAFKCKKLLFNPCRKIFLQVFKIRFKKPPFIRSTLHSRKPHQSDCRKVPSKKGXLLGCSHYLVHXERPREMDRLMTLKSFSDAGHQRAPFSSPLTPACVRTHGGHKTEAYGQRDVEYACRRFENYLVEMIVDEGKVVDLTDVEELLQCWKDLKCPVFKDLVCRFYGELCKDLFSNCEENMDTP; encoded by the coding sequence ATGAAACTAAAAACTCCACTTGCCTTCAAATGCAAGAAGCTTCTTTTCAACCCATGCAGAAAAATATTCCTACAAGTATTCAAAATCAGATTCAAGAAGCCACCCTTTATAAGAAGTACCCTACATTCCCGTAAACCACACCAATCCGATTGCAGAAAAGTCCCCTCCAAGAAAGGCTAGCTACTAGGTTGCTCTCACTATTTGGTTCATTGAGAAAGGCCAAGAGAGATGGACCGACTAATGACGCTCAAGAGTTTCTCGGATGCAGGTCATCAAAGAGCGCCATTTTCGTCCCCTCTGACACCAGCTTGCGTAAGAACGCATGGGGGTCATAAGACAGAGGCTTATGGACAGAGAGATGTGGAGTACGCGTGCAGGAGGTTTGAGAATTATTTGGTGGAGATGATAGTGGATGAAGGGAAAGTGGTGGATTTGACGGACGTCGAAGAGCTTCTCCAATGCTGGAAGGATCTCAAGTGCCCGGTTTTCAAAGATTTGGTGTGCAGATTCTATGGTGAATTATGCAAGGACTTGTTCTCCAATTGTGAGGAGAACATGGATACACCTTAG
- the LOC131314225 gene encoding protein GRAVITROPIC IN THE LIGHT 1 — translation MECATKPPSKPSSNISDIVSKFAKVCKFRSVGAFSTENPRRPRLNNATLTEDSTDAIEEGACDVEKVHPHPLEIQPQKTTQCADVEIMRLFDTISALKSAYVRLQEAHIPYDTDKIKAADELFMARLESLCKIKRVYKEKHFNEVDSVSARSALLLAEIQVHEKLLEKLKFQLEVKDTDVINLQQQLLDLDLKNRELSVNFRLKERENVKVGNLSSVEDVFNAASKAIHDFAKPLISLMKASGWDLDQAAESIEALVEYSKRSHKKYTFEAYIAQIMFSGMPLQSSSVDSILKWDDSFDALIRDPHSNFAKFCRTKYLSVVHPMMEASFFGNLDHRKFVSSGMHPRTPFYKAFVKMAGSVWALLGVAALSDPKAQIYRVERGSGFSDVYMDSVEVFNDDIITCDEGISRFKVEFMVMPGFRIGEMVLKSRVYLSGLRSSHHRV, via the coding sequence ATGGAATGCGCTACTAAGCCACCCTCTAAACCTTCTTCAAACATATCAGACATCGTTTCCAAATTTGCCAAAGTCTGCAAATTTAGATCCGTTGGTGCGTTCTCAACCGAAAACCCTAGACGCCCCCGCCTTAACAATGCCACGCTGACCGAAGACAGCACCGATGCCATCGAAGAGGGAGCGTGCGATGTGGAGAAAGTTCATCCCCACCCACTTGAGATTCAACCCCAAAAAACCACTCAATGTGCTGATGTGGAGATCATGAGGTTGTTTGACACAATTTCAGCACTCAAATCAGCTTATGTTAGGCTGCAAGAGGCTCATATTCCGTATGATACGGATAAGATCAAGGCTGCTGATGAACTTTTTATGGCTCGGCTTGAATCGCTATGCAAGATCAAGCGTGTGTATAAAGAGAAGCATTTCAATGAAGTTGATTCTGTTTCCGCTCGATCAGCTCTTCTCCTAGCGGAAATTCAAGTTCACGAGAAGCTGTTGGAGAAATTGAAGTTCCAACTCGAAGTAAAAGACACTGACGTGATTAATTTGCAGCAACAACTTCTGGATTTGGATTTAAAGAACAGAGAGCTAAGTGTGAATTTTAGGCTGAAAGAAAGGGAGAATGTGAAAGTTGGGAATTTGTCCTCAGTTGAAGACGTCTTCAACGCAGCTTCAAAGGCCATTCATGACTTTGCAAAGCCGTTAATTAGCTTGATGAAAGCTTCAGGTTGGGATCTTGACCAGGCAGCGGAATCCATTGAAGCATTGGTAGAGTATTCTAAGAGGTCTCACAAAAAGTACACATTTGAAGCTTACATTGCCCAAATAATGTTTAGTGGGATGCCACTGCAATCTTCTAGTGTTGATAGCATATTGAAGTGGGACGACTCCTTTGATGCTTTGATTAGGGATCCACATTCGAATTTTGCAAAATTCTGCAGAACCAAATACCTATCTGTGGTTCATCCAATGATGGAAGCATCATTCTTTGGGAATTTGGATCATAGGAAGTTTGTGTCTAGTGGAATGCATCCTAGGACACCATTCTACAAAGCATTTGTCAAGATGGCGGGGTCAGTTTGGGCTCTGCTTGGAGTTGCTGCCTTGAGTGATCCGAAAGCTCAAATATACAGAGTTGAGAGAGGAAGCGGATTCTCAGATGTTTATATGGACAGTGTGGAGGTGTTCAACGATGACATAATAACCTGTGATGAAGGAATATCAAGATTCAAAGTCGAGTTTATGGTTATGCCTGGGTTTAGAATTGGAGAAATGGTGCTTAAGTCTCGGGTGTATCTCTCGGGCTTGAGATCCTCTCATCATAGAGTCTAG
- the LOC131314227 gene encoding EPIDERMAL PATTERNING FACTOR-like protein 6 isoform X1, with protein MESKNGRLSWFVNRTPLFYCTISIVVLLLFFSASVILSTTTETTPRHGEHRIRCQMITSAKADTYMKQESKNVFQKILGNNEMIMSKSSPESEVSRTSTVDKRTRRRLLGGPGSWPPRCMSKCGRCSPCKPVHVPVPPGTPVTTEYYPEAWRCKCGNRLFMP; from the exons ATGGAGtcgaagaacggtagattaagCTGGTTTGTAAACAGGACTCCTCTGTTTTACTGCACTATCTCCATCGTCGTCCTCCTCTTGTTCTTCTCTGCTTCCGTGATTCTCAGCACCACCACCGAAACTACTCCTCGTCACGGTGAGC ATAGAATCCGGTGCCAAATGATCACTAGTGCTAAAGCGGATACTTACATGAAGCAG GAATCCAAGAATGTCTTTCAGAAAATCCTCGGCAACAATGagatgataatgtcaaaatcatCACCCGAGAGTGAGGTCTCAAGAACGAGCACGGTGGATAAGAGGACGAGGAGGAGGCTTCTGGGCGGGCCCGGATCATGGCCCCCGCGGTGCATGTCGAAGTGCGGCAGGTGCTCCCCGTGCAAGCCGGTTCACGTGCCGGTTCCGCCGGGGACTCCGGTGACCACCGAGTACTACCCGGAGGCGTGGAGGTGCAAATGTGGCAACAGGTTGTTCATGCCGTAG
- the LOC131314227 gene encoding EPIDERMAL PATTERNING FACTOR-like protein 6 isoform X2, which translates to MESKNGRLSWFVNRTPLFYCTISIVVLLLFFSASVILSTTTETTPRHDRIRCQMITSAKADTYMKQESKNVFQKILGNNEMIMSKSSPESEVSRTSTVDKRTRRRLLGGPGSWPPRCMSKCGRCSPCKPVHVPVPPGTPVTTEYYPEAWRCKCGNRLFMP; encoded by the exons ATGGAGtcgaagaacggtagattaagCTGGTTTGTAAACAGGACTCCTCTGTTTTACTGCACTATCTCCATCGTCGTCCTCCTCTTGTTCTTCTCTGCTTCCGTGATTCTCAGCACCACCACCGAAACTACTCCTCGTCACG ATAGAATCCGGTGCCAAATGATCACTAGTGCTAAAGCGGATACTTACATGAAGCAG GAATCCAAGAATGTCTTTCAGAAAATCCTCGGCAACAATGagatgataatgtcaaaatcatCACCCGAGAGTGAGGTCTCAAGAACGAGCACGGTGGATAAGAGGACGAGGAGGAGGCTTCTGGGCGGGCCCGGATCATGGCCCCCGCGGTGCATGTCGAAGTGCGGCAGGTGCTCCCCGTGCAAGCCGGTTCACGTGCCGGTTCCGCCGGGGACTCCGGTGACCACCGAGTACTACCCGGAGGCGTGGAGGTGCAAATGTGGCAACAGGTTGTTCATGCCGTAG
- the LOC131314228 gene encoding CBL-interacting serine/threonine-protein kinase 11 yields the protein MPEIEHVPTAAATTRMDNSNGLFGKYELGKLLGCGAFAKVYHARNIATGQSVAVKVINKNKIAGTNLMSNVKREISIMSRLRHPHIVKLFEVLATKTKIYFVMEFVKGGELFAKVAKGRFSEDLSRKYFQQLISAVGYCHSRGVFHRDLKPENLLLDENGDLKVSDFGLSAVTDQVRHDGLLHTLCGTPAYVAPEILAKKGYDGAKVDVWSCGVILFVLTAGYLPFNDPNLMMMYKKIYKGEFRCPKWMSSDLKRFLSRLLDTNPATRITVDEIIRHPWFKKNYKEINFYEEELFDEKIEKEDGCDGTLNAFDLISFSSGLNLSGLFDNSADAVDNERLVLAESPERVIEKVENIVKVGNVGRLKRKKEWGLELEGLNGNLVMALEVYRLTDDLVVVEIRWKAGSAGLYNEVWTNKIKPELISSPGAPVPGS from the exons ATGCCGGAGATCGAACATGTACCGACCGCCGCCGCCACAACGAGAATGGACAACAGCAACGGTTTGTTCGGCAAGTATGAGCTCGGGAAACTCCTCGGCTGCGGCGCCTTCGCCAAGGTGTACCACGCCAGGAACATAGCCACCGGCCAGAGCGTCGCCGTCAAGGTTATCAACAAGAATAAGATTGCCGGCACCAATTTGATGTCTAATGTCAAACGCGAGATCTCCATCATGAGCCGGTTGCGCCACCCCCACATCGTCAAGCTCTTCGAG GTACTCGCCACCAAGACCAAGATATACTTCGTAATGGAGTTTGTAAAAGGCGGCGAGCTCTTCGCTAAAGTCGCCAAGGGGCGCTTCAGCGAAGATCTCAGCCGTAAATATTTTCAGCAATTGATTTCTGCCGTCGGGTACTGCCACTCCCGCGGCGTCTTCCACCGCGACTTGAAGCCAGAAAACCTTCTCCTCGACGAGAACGGTGACTTAAAGGTGTCCGACTTCGGGCTCAGCGCCGTGACGGACCAAGTCCGCCACGACGGCTTGTTGCACACGCTCTGCGGCACGCCTGCTTACGTGGCCCCCGAGATTCTCGCGAAGAAAGGGTACGATGGGGCGAAGGTGGACGTGTGGTCATGCGGAGTCATCCTGTTTGTTTTGACGGCTGGTTATTTGCCCTTCAACGACCCCAATCTTATGATGATGTACAAGAAGATCTACAAAGGAGAATTCCGGTGTCCCAAATGGATGTCGTCTGATCTCAAACGGTTCCTCTCTCGTCTCCTGGATACGAATCCCGCGACGAGAATAACTGTTGATGAGATTATACGGCACCCATGGTTCAAAAAGAACTACAAAGAGATTAACTTTTACGAGGAAGAATTATTCGATGAAAAGATCGAGAAAGAAGACGGGTGTGATGGGACACTAAACGCGTTTGACCTGATATCGTTCTCGTCCGGGTTGAATCTGTCCGGGCTCTTCGATAACTCGGCCGACGCGGTCGACAACGAGCGGCTCGTGTTGGCCGAGTCGCCCGAGAGAGTCATCGAGAAAGTTGAGAATATTGTGAAGGTTGGGAACGTTGGTAggttgaagaggaagaaggaatGGGGGTTGGAGTTGGAAGGGCTGAATGGTAATTTGGTGATGGCCTTGGAGGTTTACCGGTTGACTGACGATTTGGTAGTTGTGGAGATTAGGTGGAAAGCGGGGAGTGCCGGTTTGTACAACGAGGTGTGGACGAATAAAATCAAGCCGGAGCTCATTTCCTCACCGGGAGCCCCGGTTCCCGGTAGCTGA